The genomic DNA GGAGTTAGAGACTGATTACTCGCTCGCGCAGTTGACGGCGCTAGCGGATGCTACCTATCGGGCTAATGATCAAGGAGCAACGATTGCCAGCGGTTCGTTTTTGAATGACGGCATGGTCATTGTCCCAGCTAGTATGAAGACAGTAGCGGGGATTGCGTATGGCTTCGGCGATAATTTAATATCGCGGGCTGCTGATGTCACGATTAAAGAACAACGTAAACTTGTGATTGTTCCACGTGAAACACCGTTAAGTGTGATTCATTTAGAAAATCTAACGAAGTTGGCAAAACTCGGTGCCCAAATTATTCCACCGATTCCCGCTTTTTATAACCATCCTCAGTCTATTCAGGATTTGGTCAATCATCAAACAATGAAGATCTTGGATGCGTTTCATATTCATAATGAAACTGATCGCCGTTGGGAGGGGGATTAAGTATGGCAACTTTTACGACTGAGCAGGCCGGGTATCAAATGCAAGCGACACTCCAAGTGATTGGATATGACTTGTTGATTGTCGTTACTGGTGGGACTAATCCCCATATTGGTGACGTGACCACATTGACTGCCAGCACGGTGCCCGAAACGGTTAAGTTTCCCAGCCATGATGGTCGCTTCCATAAAGATAATTTCATTTCGGAACGAATGGCCAAGCGGATTCAGCCCTATCTAGATGGAAGCTGTACAATTACTGCGGGAATTCATGTCAACCAAATTACTAAAGCACAAATAGCAGCTGCGGCACCAATGACTGATGAACTTAGTCGTCAGATTATTAGCTGGTTGCAGGTCCATCCCGTCCATGCTGAGAAGCCGGAATATTATGGACAGGATGAGCAACCGCGGTAGACTCATGACGTATGGGTATAGAGAACGTTGTAAGTGTCCCTGACTATTAGTAAAAGGATTCACTAATTGGATGATTTTTGTTAATTATTAATTTTTTAGTGATAGTTATATAAATAATATAGATTAACACCCTCTTACATGTTACCGTATTCACAATAAGGTGATTTAATTAGTAAATACAGGGGGAAGAATGATGAAAACGTCATTTATTATAGGTGTGTCTTTGTTAAGTGCTATGTGTATTTTTTCTCAAGCATCAGCTAATGAACAGAGGACGTATACGAGCCAAGAGAGTGTAGCTACGTACGAAACATCCTCATCTTCAAATAGCTTACAATTATCGAATGTGGAGACAGCGTCAATAAACTTAAGCAACTACTATACTACTAACCCTGGTAAAGTAGTTATGCTAGTAGACGCACACACGTATACTGATAATGAGCTGAAAAACCCAATTAAAAAGGTAACTAAGGGTTCAGTAGTTAACGTGTATGGTGTTGAAATTGCCCCAAGCGGTTATCCGCGGCTGAAGGTTGATGGAGGGTATCTAACTGCAAACAAAAAGAATGTTGTTAAGGCAACTGAAAAAATAAATAATTATTATACTGTTAATCCCGGTCAAGTTGCGTTACTAATTAATGATTATGTATACTCGGATGTGGATTTTACAAACAAAGTTCGCTCTATTTCAAAAGGTTCATTGATCACAGTTCAAGGAATTGAGTATACTTCAAGTGGTTATCCAAGATTGAAAGTTGATGGAGGATATTTGACAGCGAATAAGTCTCTTGTAACCAAGCCAACTGATAAGATAGCTAATTACTATACTTCAAATCCCGGTCAAGTTGCACTTTTAGTTGATGATTATATTTATTCCGATTTAGATTTTACGACCAAAGTTCGAGCTGTCTCAAAAGGTACACTAGTGAGTGTACAAGGAATTGAATATACTTCAGATGGTTATCCAAGACTAAAAGTTAGCGGAGGGTACTTAACGGCGAATAATTCCCGTGTTACAAGGCCAGTTTCAACGCTCTCCAATTATTATGTTACAAATCCAGGCAAAATTATCATGTTAGTTAATGCGCATATTTATGGGGATGTAAATCTTCAGAATCGAGGCAGTGCTGTAACAAAAGGAACGGTGGTTAATGTACAAGGAATTGAGTTTGCACCTAATGGGTATCCCCGCTTAAAGGTGAGTGGTGGCTATCTTACAGCAAATAAGGCTAATGTTGCTCAATACAAAGAAACTGCTAACAACGAGAAAATTCAACAAGTTATTAAACTTGCCAAAACCAAGCTGGGTGACCCTTACACTCAATCTCAGGCGGGACGACTCGGACCAAATTCATTTGACTGCTCGGGCTTTGTTTATTATTTGTATAAGACTGCGGCAGGTGTCACTTTGAACGGAACAGTTACAACAACTGAGGAGAAATCCGGGTATGAAGTTTCATTAAATTCATTAAAACCAGGTGATTTATTATTTTATGGTACTAGGGGTAGTACTTATCATGTTGGGCTATATGAGGGCAATGGGGTAATGATTCATGCTTCAACACCTGAGGATGGGGTCAAAGAGACCCAGATTCAGTATTATATGCCTAGCTTTGCTCGAAGAATTTTAGATTGATTAGCATAGACCATTAGTGAGAGCCTATGTGATTTTCCTTAAAACAGCACTACAGAAGGACAATCGGTAACAAGCCTAGGCTTAGTACTGATTGTCCTTCTTTGATTTTAAAATGGTTCTATAATATCTGTTGTTGATAATTAAGTAAAAATTTGATTACTGGTAGCACACTGTCAGCTTATTTACCAGCATCTTTCTTTGCTTGTTCCACCAAGATATTATCGACCACGTCTTGCAAGCTAGTCTTAGCTAACCGTGCTTCCGCCGCTGTTTGCGCGTCTTGATAGTATTGTTTCAGGACGGTTTGAATATTACCACCAACAATGCAATCCGGGTTGGTCTTAGGATCGACAGCGAGTAGCGGCTTATCGCCTTCAATTGCATAAAAGACACTGAGTAATGAGATTTGACTCAATGGTTTAGCCAACGTTGGTTGAGCGGTACCGGGCGTTGTAGTAATTAGTCCGGCTTGTCGAAGCTTGCTCATTAATCGGCGAACAACGACTGGACTAGTCTCAATGCTGCGGGCGATGGCGTCACTTGTTAATTTAGTATCGGCGTAGATTTTAATGTAGGCTAATAAATGGGTTGAGTCGCTAAAACGAGTTGAAACACGCATGTCATCACTTCCTGTAACTTAATTGGTTACTATGATTATAAATAAATCCGCTTATAAAAGCAATTAACAAGTTTATTAGCCATAATGATGTAACTTTTATAAAGAAGGTTGTTTCGGGTGACCGAATCAGTTATGATATAAGTGCCAAAATTGAGCAGTTACTGCAAAAAGGAGCTTATTAGCATGAGTGAAATTGAAACCATCCAGGCATACTATGCCGCCTCATTGGGGAAGGATGGTCGTATTACCCGGACCCAGCGACAGATTTTAGCCGCGGCCCTCGATTTATTTGCAGAAAAAGGCTATGAAGAGGTCGGAACACGTGAGATTGCCGAGCGGGCTGGTGTCGCGGAAGGAACGCTTTTTCATAATTTTGTTAATAAAAATGGTATTTTGGATGCGATTATGCAACCAATCGTACAAAATATCTTACCAACCATGTTGAACACTTTGGATCAAGCCGTTTTAGATCGCCCTAATCAGACGCTACAAGCATTTGTTGTGGCACTAGTACGGGATCGAGTTGCCTTTGTCTCACGCAACCGAGCATCTTTGGCGGTTATTTTGTCACAATTTTTCAACAATGCCCAAGACCGAGCCGCTGTATTGGGAATGGTCTCACCGACTATTTTGGCACAGGCGAATGAAGCGATGGACCGGTTGAAAGCTGCACGGGAACTCGTTGATTGGCCGAATCGAATGGTTTTACAACTTGTGTTTTCAACTATTGGGGGCTATTTAGTAGAACAGGTGCTATATCCGCAATTAACGGATTTGAGTGATGATCAGTTAATTCGTTATCTCAGTGATTTTTTAGTTAATGGTTTAAGCCCACGGCGAATCCCCTTACAAGATGATAGTAACGCGATATAACAAACTTTAGGGGTGCCAAATTAATAATTAATAATAGTTGACTAATAGGTTAATGGTGCTATACTACCAAGTGGAATTAAAGTGAGTGCTCAATTACGGGGCCGCACTGTTGAGGATCACATAGTAGTCCACAACCTGAATTCTAAACCAATAGAAGAGAGGGTTTCATAATGAAATCAGCAAAAACGAAGGATCACGCTAAGATGAAAGCCGCCGAAGAAAAGGCGATTCATTCAACGGGTGCCGATAGTAAGAGCTTGGACGAAGTCAATGGGAGTGTCCGGGTCCCTAAGGATGCCAATTTCTGGCGAACCTTAATTGCCTACACTGGACCGGGCGCACTAGTAGCAGTTGGTTACATGGATCCAGGGAACTGGATCACATCAATTGCCGGTGGCTCACAATATAAATATGCGTTACTTTCTGTGATTCTGTTATCAAGTTTAATTGCCATGTTGTTACAAGCAATGGCGGCTCGTCTGGGGATTGTGACGGGTAAAGATTTAGCACAACTGACACGGGAACGAACGTCAAAGGGAATGGGTATTTTTCTGTGGGTCGTCACTGAATTGGCGATTATGGCCACGGATGTTGCTGAAATTATCGGTTCTGGGATTGCTTTGAAGTTATTATTCGGATTTCCACTAATTGTTGGTATTTTAATTACCACGGCCGATGTTTTGATTCTGTTATTATTAATGAAGCTTGGTTTTCGGAAAATTGAGGCAATCGTGGCAACTTTAGTCGCGGTGATCCTCTTCGTCTTCTTATATGAAGTGATTATTTCACAGCCTAACGTTCCTGAAATGTTAAAGGGCTATGTCCCAACGAGTCGGATTGTCAGCAACCGTTCCATGTTATTCTTAGCACTGGGGATTGTTGGTGCAACGGTTATGCCACATAACTTGTACTTGGGTTCGTCGATTTCACAAACCCGCCAAGTTGATCGCAGTGATGAAAAAGAAGTTGCTAAGGCCGTTAAGTTCACGACGATTGATTCTAATATTCAATTAACGGTGGCGTTTGTTGTCAATAGTTTGCTGTTGATCTTAGGTGCAGCGTTGTTCTTCGGTACTAAGGGCGACCTTGGCCGGTTCGTTGACTTATACAACGCTCTTGGCAATAGCAAAGTGGTCGGCTCGATTGCGAGTCCGCTACTCAGTATGTTGTTTGCGATTGCACTATTATCTTCTGGTCAAAGTTCAACAATTACGGGAACCTTGTCAGGCCAAATCATCATGGAAGGTTTTATCCGGTTGAAGATGCCACTCTGGGCACAACGGTTATTAACTCGGTTGATTTCGGTCACACCAGTGTTAGCCTTTGCTATTTATTACCATGGTAACGAAGCGAAGATTGAAGATTTACTGACAATGTCACAAGTCTTCCTAAGTATTGCATTGCCATTTGCTATGATTCCGTTGGTAATGTATACAAGTAACCGGGCGCTGATGGGGAATTTCACCAATCGCGTTTGGGTTAAATGGACGGCTTGGATTGTGACGGTCATTTTAATTATTTTAAACATTTATCTTATTTTACAGACAGTTGGTCTAGTCAAGTAAGTCGAAAACGAAAAAACGCGTTGCTACTAATTCGGTAGGAACGCGGTTTTTGTTGGCTGGATGGTGAAGGGGGTAGCAGTTATTAAATTTGTTAAACAGGGCAATAAACCAGTTTCGAGGTCATATAAGTCGTGGACACATTCACGCGGTTGGTCATGTTCAGCCATTTTAAGTAGTTGAGACTGGGTGAATTGGCACTGATTGGCTGGGAGAATTAGGTCCGGATGACTATGCCGGGCTAGGGGCTGTGCATGGTCGTGAACCAAGTAAGCAAAGTTGGGAGCGGTGTTGAGAATTAGCGTTAAAACACTAATTTCGCTTGGATCTAACTGATTGGCCAATTGGTTGGTTTGGCTCGAGGAGTAGACCATCGCAGCGTATACTTGCGGAGCAATCTCAGGTAGTTGGTGGCTGGGCGGTGTCAGAGTGACCGTCAAGCCTAACTGCCAGCTAGCGAGTAATAAGCTGGGAATGGTAACGACTTGGGCTGGGCTTAGCAAGATTGCTTGACCTGCGTGAACATTTTGTTGTTGTAAACTGGTTTCACATAGGGCCAAATCTTCGAGCATATCGGCCCCGGTATACCAGTTACCATTTAAGTCTTTCAGGACTGGTTCGGCGTATTGGCGTTGCAATTGACGGGTGATTGCCTTAGTAAGTTGACTCATCGCGGGGCCTCCTTTTGTAATTGTCAGAGTGGGGGTTACTTAGCGTTAGTTAGATACTTCATTTTGGTGATACTTTGACTGCTGGCGTCGATCGTAGCTAGAACTTGATTTTGAGACGATTTAACAATGAGTTTAGTTGGTTGAGGAGTTAAATTATGCTTAGGTTGGTGCGTGCTGGCACCGGTGGCTAGGTTAGTATCACGAGTGACTTTGTTAACTAGAGTGGATGAAGTTGGTTCAGAATTAGTAACGGTCGTATCAGCAGAGGCAGAGACTGAAGTGGCAAATAAGGTTCCGGCGGCCATCAAAGTAATCGTTAGTTTTTTTAACATGTTATTCATAATAATCAAACTCCTTTTAGTTGTTATTATTTAGTTACGAGCGCAGTGGGATGACAATTATTGTGCGGTTGGCATTAGCCAGTCGTTGGAAAGTAGCTGATGAAAGTGGCGGCCAAGTGGTACCCATAATTGGGACTTGCGAATATTCTTTAATGTATCCCAAAATAGTGGATCTTGTAGTTGGTCATCGCTAAGTTTAACTTTGACGAACTCACCGTCTTCCGTTTTGGCGATGACGAGTGGGTACGTAACTTTGACTAGTTGGACAGCAGTGATATTTTTAATTTTTGGATCAGTATCTAATAACATATTTATAGCTCCTTAGTTGGTATGAGTCAGTTTTTGTTTTTGAAATTAATTTTTAAGTTGGTTGGTTTGATTGAATGACTATAGTTTACCGACAATTTGGCAAGGTAACTATCGACTTTCCATAAACTTTATCTAAGAAATTCTTAGATTCGAGCTTAGATTGCGTGATTAGGGCCGTTACGTTGCGATTGACGGTATTATAAAAGCTAGTTTTAGACGTTAAAAAGCGTCAAAAACTAGCTTGATATTGATAAAGGGTATTGTACTAGTTAATTTGTCATGAATCATGATTAAAAATGGCCATTTATAAGTTTAAAAGCTACCAGCTGAGACACAGTGAAAAGCGTGCAATTTAACGAAAAATCACTTGATTAGCGCGTTCTACACCGGCTTCCAGGCATTCCTGCCAATTGCTGGAACGTGGTGGACACAGATTTGAGCCGAAGCCCACGTCTCAAATACTGGTCTTCCACGCCCTAATGCCATATTGACGAAACGTGTTCGGGTCAGACCAGGACTTCCGGTTAGCTACGCTATGACGCCAAGCGGAAGCCCGCCGCTTAACGCCCTAGCTAGGCTAATCCTCAGTCCCAACCCGTCTGAACCGCACACTCTTAAATCACTGAGCATTGTCAGAAATACCTTCCAGCCGGGATCGTGTTTGAATGCAGTTATTGATGGGCTCAACTTTAATTAAACTAGTCGTTGTTTCATATACAGCAACAGCTTAAACTGTAATTGTTTGGGGTTGGCAATAACTGCAATCAGCTATTCGTTTTTTAGTTACCATGCTAATATTTAAGCGTTTCAAACCAGTAGATTCAGACTAATGCCATGGTTAGCTAAAAGTTCCACACAACAAATATTCCACAATCAATTGTATCAAGGCGCGTGATTGTTTATCAGCCATTCGAGCGGCCCGCTGAAACGTGCTCGTTTTCAACCCGTGGCCCCTCACAGGCTTTCAGACTGGAGGGGCTGGGTGACAATGCTCAGTAGCCAAATTATTCTTAGTTGGAAGTGGGTTGCTTCCGGCTTAGAATAAGACTCGTATTTGAGATGACGTGGGTTGGGCGTTAGCTCAAATCGACGTCGGCTACGTTCCAGCAATTGGCACCCAGCCCCGGAGGTCGGCATAGGGCGCGCATACGCTGAGGAATAGTAAGCCAACTAACTGGCACGTTTTAATCATGATTTGTACCAAATAATAACTAGCACAATGCATAAAGAGTTATTTAGTTATTGGCCAGCTGATTGTAAAGATACTACCAGTTGGCTGGTTATTGGTAATCTTAATGGTAGCCTGATTTAAGGTTACCAATTGCTGAACAATTGCTAGCCCCAGGCCACTTCCTTCAACTGTCTGTGATCGTGATTGGTCAACTCGATAGAAGCGTTGAAAGACGGCTTGTTTTTGATCATCTGGAATGCCCTCACCATGATCAGCCACGGCTAGTTCGACCGCTTGACTAGTTTGTTGCAAGCTTAACCTGATTGGTTGATCATGCGGTGAATACTTATGGGCATTGTCGAGTAGTGCCACAACGATTTGTTGGATCATCTCAGCATTGCCTTGAACGCAAATATCGGGTTCAATTGCGAGCTCTAGAGGCTGGTCAATTGATGGTTGATAGTGTTCGCCCAATGTCAATATTAAGTGGGATAAATCCTGATTAGTTAAAACTAATTTGGCGCGGTCAGCTCGTGACAAATGAAGTAGATTTTCAATCAAATGCTGCATTCGTAAAGATTCTTCGTCGATGAATTGCAGTGATTCGGGAATTACTTCTGGATGAGCGTCACCGCGCCGCCGAATTAAGCTAAGGTTACCCCGAATTGCTGCAATTGGGGTTCGCAATTCGTGGGAGGCGTCTGAAATGAATTGACGTTCATGCTGTAAACGTTGATTTTGTGTGACTAATAATTCGTTGAAAGCTTGTCCTAAATCATTGATTTCGCGGGGGCTGGCCGGCACATCTAAGGTGGGCTGATCACTGTCGGGATTGTTCGAAGTATACCTGGTTGCATGCAGTAACTTGATTGTTGGGTCACTCAAGCGAAGTGCTAGTCGGTGAGCCCACCACGTTCCTAGGGCTAGTGCTACACAGGTAACAGCGATCATTAATAAAATCAAGATAAAGAGACTATTCATCAAACGCCGCAAACTGACCCACAGTTGGTAAGTATTATGGCCGTCTTTTTCGCTATAGGATAGGAAAAAACCAAATCCTCGTACATAAACGAGTGGACCAAGCAGTTTAGTCTGTTGTTTGGCAAAGAATGCTTTAGATGAGGGCGTCGTAATAATCGTCCGTTTGGTTTTAGTAGCCGTAGTCAAAGTCGCTTTTTTGGTTGTTACTCGAATAAAAGCCGGTTGTTTCGTATTCCGGGTCGTTGTATTGTTCCATTGAATAAAACTGGGGACGTCTTTGATATTAGCCTGATTGAGACTAGTCATCAGGTCACGAGCTTCCCGGGTTGTATTAACGGTTTGTTGGGTTCCAACCATAATTAGTGTAATCAGGCTTATGAGCAAAGTAATTGTTAGCATTAGCCGTCGAATAGCCTTGTTAATGAGCTGCTCATAGGTGGGGATGGTTTTAATTTTGGACATCAGACATCGGCTCCCTTAGTTTGTACCCGACGCCTCGTACGGTCTGAATTAACGGGGCTGCACCGGGGGATGTGATTTTATTGCGTAAATAGCCGACATAAACATCAACGACATTTTGTTGGCCAAGAAAGTCAGCACCCCAGACTTGGTCGAGCAAGTCATCACGCGTAAAAACTTCGTCGGGGTGAGCCAAGAAGAATTGAAGCAGATCGTATTCGCGATGCGTCAAGGTAATCTCTGAGTCAGCATTCGTGACTCGGTGCGCTTTAGTGTCTAATTGAATATCGTCAAGCTGGTAGACTTGATTAGGTTCGACTTGATTTTCAATCCGTCGTTGAATGACGCGGATTCGCGCCAACAATTCTTCAATTTCAAATGGCTTGGTAATGTAGTCGTCGGCTCCGTTATCTAGTCCAGCGACCTTATCGCCGACGTAATCGCGTGCAGTCATAATGATTACCGGTACCTGATCATGCTTGCGAATGCGGCGAAGAACTTCCATGCCGTCAAGTTTTGGTAACATCCAGTCCAGCAGGATGAGCAGTAATTCATTTTGATGCGCCTGGTAGGTTGCCATCGCAGCTAGTCCATCAGCTGCTACTAAAACGTTAAAATCTTCAAATTGAAGTTCTTTAGTGAGGTACCCAGATAGTCCGTCTTCATCTTCAACAATTAAAATCGTGTTTTTCAATGTCGTACTCCTCCTAATAACCATAGTTTGTGTTTAATTATAGCGAATAATTATGACGGTTTTCCGATATTTTGACTTATTTTTGTGGATTTATGTGAACTGAATGAAAGCGATGTGGGACTTATGCTAAAATTGGACTATGAAAAATGGAAGGTAAGTGAGCAAAAATGGGACTTTTTCGTGACGCCATGCAAGCGCTCTATCACAGTGGTCATTATGGTTATAACATCAATGTAAAAAAGACGGCGCCGGCCGTTGATCCTAAGGAAGTACCAGCGATTGCAGCGTTAGGTCGTATTAATCGGACCCCTAATTTTAAGACATGGTCGGTTGATTCGCCTTATAAGACAGCCGAATTTACGACTAAGTTAACCGCAGCAGTGGCAACTTGCGATTTAGAAATGCAGGATATTGAAATTAAGCCTCAGATTGATGGTCGCTGGGGTGATCAATAAGTGGAATTTGTTCCCACGAATTCTAATCGTTGTATTAATTTAGTTTTAGACCAATTAATCAATTGTAACGGGGTGAGTCGATGTTTTCGTACGATCAAGTCCAGCAGTTAAATCGCTTGGAAATTGAAATTTATAAATATATTGTGGGTCATCCTGTTGAAGTTAGCACCATGACGATTCGGCAGTTAGCAGAACATAGTCACGTGTCAGCAACGACGATTTTGCGTTTTTTGAAACACATGGGTTACGACGGCTACGCAGAATTCAAGTTCACCTTAAAAGAACAGTTGCGGCAAGATGCGACGCAACCATTAGCACAGACAGTCGTTCCAATGCGGACGTTCTTTGATCGCATGAACCTTCCTGATATCACGGCTAAGCTTCACCAGGTAGCAGCGTTTGTTCATCAGGCGCGGATGGTGGTGTTAATTGGATCAGGAACGAGTGCGGGTTTAGCCGCGTATGGAAGTCATTTGTTGGCCAACTTTGGCTTATATAGTTTGATAATCAGTGATACGAGTCAGCCACATCCAGTTCAGCAGCAAGATTTGTCGGACACCGTTTTCTTGGCCCTATCGGTATCTGGTGAGTCTGAAGATATTATTGAACAAAGTATTTATTACCGACAAAATGGTGCTAAAGTGGTTGCCATTACAGCTAGTAGCCATTCAACGTTGGCGGGAATCGCGGATGTGGTATTAACTTACGACACGCCGGAAGTTCAGGCAATCAGTGGCGGTAGCACGTTGTCACAGTTGCCGGTGATTTATTATTTGGAACAATTAGCGATGATTGTCCAGCCGTTAACATAAATGAATGCCAAACCAATCTATGGAATATGTTCCATAATTAGAACAAATTCCGATAAAAGGAACACCAACCATTTTATCGTGAAAGGGTATACATTTCGGCGATGACAGGTATAATGAATTTTGTAGGAAACGTATTCATGGGTACAAATGTCAGATGACTGGACTACTTTGTAACGGACTAACTCAATTTTATGTAAACGGTTAACTGTTAGTTAATCGTTGGCTTACTTAAATTATTTTGATTATCCGGGGACGTTCGTTGCACGAATACGTGAGATTAAATTATTCTAGGGGGTCACGACATGAGCGAAAACAATAAGTCGAGCTTTGTTAATGACCGACTTGTCCCTTTCTTTGGTAAGATTGCTGGATCTCGTCACCTAATTGCCTTACGTGATGGGATGACATTAGCGGTACCAATGATTATTATCGGGTCGGTCTTCATGATTATTGCGCAATTCCCTATCAAGGGTTATCAGACCTTTATGGCCAACACCTTTGGTTCGAATTGGGCAACGATCGTTCAATATCCAACTAACGCATCGTTCCATATTATGGGACTGATTGCAGTTATTGGGATTTCTTATAACTTGGCCAAGAGTTATAAAGTTGATCCAATTTCTGCTTCCATTGTTTCGTTAGGTGCTTGGTTCTTAACGATTCCACTAAACACCGACAAGGCCGGTGCGTTATGGGTACCGTTAACCCAACTTGATTCAGCTGGGTTATTCACGGCACTACTGATTGGATTGTTTATTACTGATTTTTACGTCTTCATGGTTCACCGTAACTGGACGATCAAGATGCCTGATAGTGTGCCACCGGCTGTCAGCAACTCGTTTGCTGCCTTAGTTCCTGGGTTTGTTATCTTGTTCTTGATGTGGTTACTTCGGTTAGCCGTTGAAGCATCACCAATGCAAAGTATTCCAAATGTGATTTCATTCGTCTTGGCAAAACCGTTGGGCCTGTTAAGTAACACGTTACCAGGAGCCTTGGTTGCTGAATTCGTCGTATGTATTCTTTGGATTTTCGGGATCCACGGTGCTAACGTGGTTTCTGGGGTTATGCAACCAATCTGGCTAGCTGCGATGTCACAAAATGCGGCAGCTTTAAAGGCCGGTAAGGCTTTACCAAACGTTGTCACGCAACAATTCTTTGATAACTTTGTCCACATGGGTGGTTCTGGTGCGACGCTTGGGTTAGCCTTTATGATTGCTTTTGTTTCACGGAGTGCTGAATTCAAGACATTAGGTAAGTTGATTATTGGTCCTGCCATTTTCAACATCAATGAACCGATCGTCTTTGGGTTACCAATCGTTATGAACTATCGGATGGCCATTCCATTTATTGCGGCACCGTTAGTTAACGTTACGACGACGTACTTTGCAATGTCGACTGGCTTAGTTGCTAAGACTGTTGGGGTCATGGTTCCTTGGACCACGCCGCCAATTATCTCTGGTTACTTGGCAACCATGCATATTTCTGGTGCTGTATTACAAATCGTTAATATTGTACTTGATGGTGCGATTTACTACTTCTTCTTCAAGGCCCTAGATCGTGATAAGGTTAAAGAAGAAAAGACCTTCGCTGCCAAGGAAGCTGCTGGTGAAACAGTTAAAGCTTAATTTATGATTGTGTAGTGATGAATACCACACTTAGCAGATTGTTCTCAAATCTGCTAAGCGTGGTAT from Lactiplantibacillus paraplantarum includes the following:
- a CDS encoding MurR/RpiR family transcriptional regulator, which encodes MFSYDQVQQLNRLEIEIYKYIVGHPVEVSTMTIRQLAEHSHVSATTILRFLKHMGYDGYAEFKFTLKEQLRQDATQPLAQTVVPMRTFFDRMNLPDITAKLHQVAAFVHQARMVVLIGSGTSAGLAAYGSHLLANFGLYSLIISDTSQPHPVQQQDLSDTVFLALSVSGESEDIIEQSIYYRQNGAKVVAITASSHSTLAGIADVVLTYDTPEVQAISGGSTLSQLPVIYYLEQLAMIVQPLT
- the celB gene encoding PTS cellobiose transporter subunit IIC yields the protein MSENNKSSFVNDRLVPFFGKIAGSRHLIALRDGMTLAVPMIIIGSVFMIIAQFPIKGYQTFMANTFGSNWATIVQYPTNASFHIMGLIAVIGISYNLAKSYKVDPISASIVSLGAWFLTIPLNTDKAGALWVPLTQLDSAGLFTALLIGLFITDFYVFMVHRNWTIKMPDSVPPAVSNSFAALVPGFVILFLMWLLRLAVEASPMQSIPNVISFVLAKPLGLLSNTLPGALVAEFVVCILWIFGIHGANVVSGVMQPIWLAAMSQNAAALKAGKALPNVVTQQFFDNFVHMGGSGATLGLAFMIAFVSRSAEFKTLGKLIIGPAIFNINEPIVFGLPIVMNYRMAIPFIAAPLVNVTTTYFAMSTGLVAKTVGVMVPWTTPPIISGYLATMHISGAVLQIVNIVLDGAIYYFFFKALDRDKVKEEKTFAAKEAAGETVKA